Proteins from a genomic interval of Colletes latitarsis isolate SP2378_abdomen chromosome 12, iyColLati1, whole genome shotgun sequence:
- the Lost gene encoding methenyltetrahydrofolate synthase domain-containing protein lost, translating to MNEKPLQVTKHSFRQKIWDYLMENELVNFPLTVYNRIPNFKGAAEAAMRLAELNEFKKARIIKINPDKPQEPVRFLALESNKEILVPIPRLRSARGLFLHITPVAGATKNKLRTWSKIYGMTEVGKPLGVDSNIKIDLVVLGSVCISRDGYRLGKGKGFADLEFAMMMRMGAVTQDTTVITTVHDSQVFDSLPPQLFKEYDVPVDIIVTPTQVIRVNPRLRKPTGIIWHMLSERRFKTMQILQQLKEMDEKDGKIVTLKEEDSDIEIKELYTSLRNYLKSKKCIRPRKSVSVSNDSCEEGEKEKAVKTHFPKRRIYNKFRAEGDNNLPLNDGKEKLKNDDKSVQQRRRNPKPKSKSQTEFSLKLSNISSGTRIRDLKNALSERGVKPNEITWQGCRGICYLHFNKLKKKNSSREQPIQVDSIMANLQKLRIGESDGNENDFIIVEPGKPISRIEVIDVTSV from the exons ATGAACGAGAAACCATTGC AGGTGACAAAGCATAGTTTTCGTCAGAAAATATGGGACTACTTGATGGAGAATGAATTAGTCAATTTTCCTTTAACCGTGTACAACCGTATACCAAATTTTAAAGGTGCAGCAGAAGCAGCAATGCGTTTAGCAGAGCTGAATGAGTTCAAAAAGGCAAGAATTATAAAGATAAATCCAGACAAGCCGCAAGAACCTGTGAGATTCTTGGCATTGGAGTCTAATAAGGAAATATTGGTTCCAATTCCAAGGCTGAGATCTGCCAGAGGCCTGTTTCTTCACATTACACCAGTTGCTGGTGCTACAAAGAACAAATTGAGAACTTGGTCTAAAATTTATGGTATGACAGAAGTTGGTAAACCACTTGGAGTAGACTCTAACATAAAG ATAGATCTCGTGGTGTTGGGGTCTGTATGCATTAGTCGCGATGGATATAGACTCGGTAAAGGTAAAGGATTCGCAGATTTGGAGTTTGCTATGATGATGAGGATGGGTGCTGTCACACAAGATACTACAGTTATCACAACTGTGCACGATTCTCAAGTTTTTGATAGTCTTCCACCCCAATTGTTCAAAGAATACGATGTACCTGTAGATATAATTGTTACGCCTACTCAAGTAATAAgagtgaatccaagattaagaaAACCTACTGGTATTATATGGCATATGCTTAGCGAAAGGAGATTTAAAACTATGCAGATATTACAGCAGCTGAAAGAGATGGATGAGAA AGATGGCAAAATTGTTACTTTGAAAGAGGAGGATTCCGATATTGAAATAAAGGAACTTTACACGAGTCTCCGTAATTATTTGAAGAGTAAGAAATGCATAAGGCCAAGGAAAAGTGTCTCTGTCAGTAACGATAGTTGCGAAgaaggagagaaagagaaagcggTAAAAACACATTTTCCAAAAAGACGTATATACAATAAATTTAGGGCAGAAGGCGACAATAATTTACCTCTTAATGACGGAAAA gAGAAACTTAAGAACGATGATAAAAGTGTACAACAACGTCGTAGAAATCCGAAACCAAAGTCTAAATCACAAACTGAGTTTTCTTTAAAGTTATCGAACATTTCATCTGGCACGAGAATACGCGATTTAAAGAATGCTTTATCAGAGCGCGGAGTTAAACCTAACGAGATAACGTGGCAAGGTTGCCGCGGCATTTGCTATCTACATTTTAATAAGCTTAAGAAGAAAAATAGTTCACGGGAACAACCGATACAAGTTGATTCTATAATGGCAAATTTGCAGAAGCTTCGTATTGGTGAGTCTGACGGAAACGAAAACGATTTTATAATAGTAGAACCCGGTAAACCGATATCTAGAATTGAAGTCATAGACGTGACTTCCGTTTAA